In a single window of the Campylobacter iguaniorum genome:
- a CDS encoding DUF4149 domain-containing protein, producing MRKIYIFLLAMIVGMEISIGAFLAPVVFFPASIIGEGVLTHFQSGQLMTQVFLKFNNVLLVVSVVAIVYEGLNLRNKDESFAKKISSFMLALIALILALAFIFYFSAYVVEAQKLGAQATSSVEFAKMHKASELVMKIMMIAQAMLFYIKAKA from the coding sequence ATGAGAAAAATTTACATTTTTTTACTTGCGATGATTGTTGGCATGGAGATTTCTATAGGGGCTTTTCTTGCTCCGGTTGTGTTTTTTCCAGCTAGTATCATAGGTGAAGGAGTTCTTACCCACTTCCAAAGCGGTCAGCTTATGACTCAGGTTTTTTTGAAATTTAACAACGTTTTGCTTGTAGTTTCGGTGGTGGCTATTGTTTATGAGGGGCTAAATTTGCGTAACAAAGATGAGAGCTTCGCTAAAAAAATAAGTAGTTTTATGCTAGCACTCATCGCGCTTATTTTAGCTTTAGCGTTTATATTTTACTTTAGTGCGTACGTAGTGGAAGCCCAAAAGCTAGGAGCCCAGGCCACTAGCAGCGTGGAGTTTGCTAAAATGCACAAGGCTAGTGAGCTAGTCATGAAAATCATGATGATAGCCCAAGCCATGCTATTTTATATAAAAGCCAAAGCTTAA
- the abc-f gene encoding ribosomal protection-like ABC-F family protein, whose translation MALIDLIEVSKKFGDKEILKDASFSVNEKERIAIIGKNGGGKSTLMKILCGAYEIDNGRVITQNSISVQMLAQSPKFDSKFSVREALNNELKEIFDAIKEYEDVLHAISGDENNKELLVRQDELIKFIESKDGWNIENKIERVLESFVLKEYENRPIASLSGGEVRRVALGALILKKPDVLLLDEPTNHLDVYMVRFLEELLLNSNQTIVFISHDRYFIDRLATRSVEIEDGNLRSFEGGYANYLTKKEEILKSLAKTHETLIKQLKSEEEWLRRGVKARLKRNEGRKQRVFAMREEAKKNPGVIRRVKLELERASKSFNQGGINQNRKKMLFECKNLSKTLSGKELFKDFNARVLQGERIGIVGRNGSGKSTLLKILLGELDADSGTINRGEIKIGYFDQNRRSIDEEKSLIELFCPNGGDHIMVRGRNYHVYGYLKNFLFPKEFLDKPVSVLSGGEKNRLALALLFTKEYDCLILDEPTNDLDIATINILEEYLLSFEGAVLIVSHDRYFIDKITNKLWAYEHGKIEQIYMEYSEYLDYEEELEQLNAMEKEFDEDEPVKEKQKTATVKLSYKQNQILQNYPALIEDLEKRIKELNHALSTPEIYQKVGLQTLFEELEEKKGELNNLENEYFEVLELSQN comes from the coding sequence ATGGCACTAATCGATCTAATTGAAGTAAGCAAAAAATTTGGCGATAAAGAGATTTTAAAAGACGCAAGCTTTAGCGTAAATGAAAAAGAACGTATCGCTATAATAGGCAAAAATGGTGGCGGCAAAAGCACTTTGATGAAGATTTTGTGTGGGGCTTATGAGATTGATAATGGCAGAGTCATCACTCAAAACTCAATTAGCGTCCAAATGCTAGCCCAATCGCCTAAATTTGACTCTAAATTTAGCGTAAGAGAAGCATTAAACAACGAGCTAAAAGAGATTTTTGATGCGATAAAAGAGTATGAAGATGTGCTTCATGCAATTTCTGGCGATGAAAATAACAAAGAGCTACTTGTAAGGCAAGATGAACTGATTAAATTTATCGAGAGCAAAGACGGCTGGAATATCGAAAACAAGATAGAAAGAGTGCTTGAAAGCTTTGTGCTTAAAGAGTATGAAAATAGACCTATCGCTAGTCTGAGCGGTGGTGAAGTAAGACGCGTGGCACTTGGCGCTTTGATACTCAAAAAACCAGACGTTTTGCTGCTAGATGAGCCGACAAACCACCTTGATGTTTATATGGTTCGTTTCTTAGAAGAGCTACTGCTAAACTCAAATCAAACTATAGTTTTTATCAGCCATGATAGGTATTTTATCGATAGACTTGCGACGCGTTCAGTTGAAATAGAAGATGGAAATTTGCGTAGTTTTGAGGGTGGATATGCGAATTATCTAACCAAAAAAGAAGAAATTTTAAAATCACTAGCTAAAACCCATGAAACTCTTATAAAACAGCTAAAAAGCGAAGAAGAGTGGCTAAGACGTGGAGTAAAAGCAAGGCTTAAAAGAAATGAGGGGCGTAAGCAAAGAGTTTTTGCGATGCGTGAAGAGGCGAAGAAAAATCCTGGCGTGATAAGGCGAGTCAAACTTGAGTTAGAACGTGCTTCAAAGAGCTTCAATCAAGGTGGGATAAATCAAAACCGCAAAAAGATGCTTTTTGAGTGCAAAAATCTTTCAAAAACACTATCTGGAAAAGAGCTTTTTAAAGATTTTAATGCTCGTGTTTTACAAGGTGAGCGTATCGGTATCGTAGGCAGAAATGGAAGTGGCAAATCCACACTTTTAAAGATACTTTTGGGTGAGCTTGATGCAGATAGCGGCACCATAAATAGAGGCGAGATAAAAATAGGCTACTTTGACCAAAATAGGCGAAGCATAGATGAAGAAAAATCACTAATAGAGCTATTTTGTCCAAATGGTGGCGATCATATCATGGTGCGAGGTAGAAACTACCATGTTTATGGCTATTTGAAAAACTTTTTGTTTCCAAAAGAGTTTTTAGATAAGCCAGTTTCTGTATTAAGTGGTGGGGAGAAAAACCGCCTTGCTCTAGCGCTATTATTTACAAAAGAATATGACTGTCTGATACTTGATGAGCCGACAAATGACTTAGATATCGCTACAATAAATATTCTTGAAGAGTATTTGCTAAGCTTTGAAGGAGCGGTGCTGATAGTCAGCCACGATAGGTATTTTATAGATAAAATCACAAACAAACTTTGGGCTTACGAGCATGGCAAGATAGAGCAAATTTACATGGAATATAGCGAATATCTTGACTATGAAGAGGAGCTTGAGCAGTTAAATGCTATGGAAAAAGAGTTTGACGAAGATGAGCCAGTAAAAGAGAAGCAAAAAACTGCCACTGTCAAACTCTCATACAAACAAAATCAAATTTTGCAAAATTATCCAGCCTTGATAGAAGACTTGGAAAAACGTATAAAAGAGCTAAATCACGCACTTTCAACGCCTGAAATTTACCAAAAAGTTGGTCTTCAGACTCTTTTTGAAGAGCTTGAAGAGAAAAAGGGCGAATTAAACAACCTTGAAAATGAGTATTTTGAAGTGCTTGAACTTTCACAAAATTAA
- a CDS encoding dicarboxylate/amino acid:cation symporter — protein sequence MQKNKRTKLLLAILLGLVLGSVCGIIFAIFVPSHSPLYASALEIAKPFGLVFINLLKMIVVPVIIFTLISGVANISPSSLGRVGIKIIAFYLITSLFAIIIGLLLGNAFDIGTSITLESTNTSNIKALNPPSLIDTFMAIIPTNPFAAMVKGDVLPIIFFSILFGLGIAFTKDSTKQSVKDSANTVYSFFDGCAQVIFKVVGWVMLYAPIGVFFLIFQVFASNGVKAFGPLLEVSFVVYLGLGIQFLLVYLLIVWLNGLSPWLFLRRAFEPFLVAFITRSSGATLPISMNVAERKMGINKGIYSFTLPLGATINMDGTTIYLGVCAMFIANACGVELSFGAQAAMVVTAVLASIGTAGVPGAGAIMLIMVLESIGLDLANDNVKLAYAMILGIDAILDMGRTGVNVAGDMCGTCVVAKQEGQLDESKWK from the coding sequence ATGCAAAAAAATAAAAGAACAAAATTACTTCTAGCCATACTTTTAGGGCTTGTTTTGGGTAGTGTTTGTGGTATTATTTTTGCCATTTTTGTCCCTTCACATTCGCCTTTGTATGCCAGCGCATTAGAGATAGCAAAGCCATTTGGGCTTGTGTTTATCAACTTGCTTAAAATGATAGTGGTTCCTGTCATTATCTTTACGCTTATTAGTGGAGTTGCAAATATTTCGCCATCTAGTCTTGGTAGGGTTGGGATTAAAATCATAGCTTTTTATCTTATAACTTCTTTATTTGCTATTATCATTGGCTTGTTGCTTGGAAACGCCTTTGATATAGGTACTAGCATAACACTAGAAAGCACAAATACGTCCAACATAAAAGCCCTAAATCCGCCATCTTTGATAGACACATTTATGGCTATCATTCCTACAAATCCATTTGCAGCTATGGTTAAGGGCGATGTTTTACCTATTATATTTTTCTCTATTTTATTTGGTCTAGGCATAGCATTTACCAAAGACAGCACAAAACAAAGCGTAAAAGATAGCGCAAACACTGTTTATAGCTTTTTTGACGGATGCGCGCAAGTGATATTTAAAGTAGTTGGCTGGGTAATGTTATATGCTCCAATTGGAGTATTTTTCTTGATTTTTCAAGTATTTGCTAGTAATGGAGTGAAAGCTTTTGGACCACTTTTAGAGGTTAGTTTTGTAGTTTATCTGGGGCTTGGTATTCAATTTTTATTAGTATATTTGCTTATTGTGTGGCTAAATGGACTTAGTCCTTGGCTATTTTTGCGTAGAGCTTTTGAGCCGTTTTTGGTAGCTTTCATAACTCGCTCATCAGGCGCCACACTACCTATATCTATGAATGTAGCTGAGCGTAAAATGGGTATAAATAAAGGAATTTACAGCTTTACCTTGCCACTTGGAGCTACTATAAATATGGATGGAACAACCATATATTTAGGAGTTTGTGCGATGTTTATTGCCAATGCTTGCGGCGTTGAGCTATCATTTGGTGCGCAAGCCGCTATGGTAGTGACTGCTGTTTTGGCTTCCATTGGCACTGCTGGAGTTCCTGGTGCTGGGGCTATTATGCTTATTATGGTTTTAGAAAGCATTGGGCTAGATTTAGCCAATGATAATGTAAAACTCGCCTATGCTATGATTTTAGGTATTGATGCTATCTTGGATATGGGTAGGACTGGCGTAAATGTAGCAGGAGATATGTGTGGCACTTGCGTGGTAGCTAAACAAGAAGGGCAGCTAGATGAAAGCAAATGGAAATAA
- a CDS encoding response regulator transcription factor, protein MKANGNNANIVIIDDEADLCELLEYNLSKAGFNVTTFLDTKRVEQFLEEESCDILIVDRNLGGIEGSKFVSSLRAKGYNEPVIFLTAKNSSKEKLEGFESGGDDYITKPFELDELIARITALLKRYKKESQIYKFKEITLNLTTQEVKINKTSLELTKLEFALLLEFVKNKNILLSRDELLGDVWQNDMANEKTVNIAIKRLRAKLGDAGECIKSVRGEGYKLC, encoded by the coding sequence ATGAAAGCAAATGGAAATAACGCAAATATAGTTATAATAGACGATGAAGCCGATCTTTGCGAGCTTTTGGAGTATAATCTTAGCAAGGCTGGATTTAATGTCACTACATTTTTAGACACTAAAAGAGTTGAGCAGTTTTTAGAAGAAGAGAGTTGCGATATTTTGATAGTAGATCGCAATCTTGGCGGTATTGAGGGAAGTAAATTTGTAAGTTCTTTAAGAGCCAAAGGCTACAATGAGCCAGTTATTTTTTTAACAGCTAAAAACTCCAGCAAAGAAAAACTCGAAGGCTTTGAGAGTGGCGGAGACGACTACATCACAAAGCCCTTTGAGCTTGATGAGCTAATCGCTAGAATTACAGCACTTTTAAAACGCTATAAAAAAGAGAGTCAAATATATAAATTCAAAGAAATCACGCTAAATTTAACCACCCAAGAAGTAAAGATAAATAAAACAAGCTTAGAACTAACCAAGCTTGAGTTTGCCCTGCTTTTGGAATTTGTGAAAAATAAAAATATCTTGCTTAGCCGTGATGAGCTTTTGGGCGATGTTTGGCAAAACGATATGGCAAATGAAAAAACAGTAAATATCGCTATCAAACGCCTAAGAGCCAAGCTCGGAGATGCAGGAGAATGCATCAAATCAGTTCGCGGCGAGGGCTACAAGCTTTGCTAA
- a CDS encoding M48 family metallopeptidase: MLQILIGIYFIYTIYKVFLSLLQIGFVKQNLNKPAVILAQDDYQKAGLLALANEKLSVISSIYQMILLIIWSAWGAGYLQSIIAPNGIIWQNTLLVVVFLVISALLNLPFDIYEKFIKDKKFGFSNLTPKLFILDTLKTLGLTVIFGGLVVYLILLCFAWLGEFWWIWAFGLSFGIILLVNLIYPTIIAPLFNKVSPLSDEELKEAINSLLQKCGFKSSGVFVIDASKRDKRLNAYFGGLGGTKRVVLFDTLIAKLSQSEIIAVLGHELGHFKHKDLIKNIAFMFVILFVLFGVFGNIPNSVYEALGLDSSGGSFFLVLFLYSPIISAIFEPLMSAFSRSHEFGADEFGASSGGAKNMISALKKLGEENKAFPISHPVYSFVYHSHPSLYERAKKLENL; the protein is encoded by the coding sequence ATGTTACAAATTTTAATAGGAATTTATTTTATTTATACTATTTATAAAGTATTTTTAAGCCTGCTTCAAATAGGCTTTGTGAAGCAAAATTTAAATAAACCAGCTGTTATTTTAGCTCAAGATGACTACCAAAAAGCTGGTTTGCTAGCTTTAGCAAATGAAAAATTAAGCGTGATTAGCTCTATTTATCAGATGATTTTGCTTATCATTTGGTCTGCGTGGGGAGCTGGATATTTACAAAGCATAATCGCACCAAATGGCATAATTTGGCAAAACACGCTTTTAGTCGTGGTATTTTTGGTGATTTCGGCTCTTTTAAATTTGCCTTTTGATATATATGAAAAATTCATAAAAGACAAAAAATTTGGCTTTTCAAATTTAACCCCAAAACTTTTTATACTTGATACGCTTAAAACTCTTGGTTTGACCGTGATTTTTGGTGGCTTGGTTGTATATTTGATCTTGCTTTGCTTTGCGTGGCTTGGAGAGTTTTGGTGGATCTGGGCTTTTGGGCTTAGTTTTGGCATAATTTTGCTAGTAAATTTGATCTATCCGACTATCATAGCTCCACTTTTTAACAAGGTTTCGCCTTTGAGCGATGAGGAGTTAAAAGAGGCTATAAACTCACTTTTACAAAAGTGTGGGTTTAAAAGTAGTGGGGTTTTTGTCATCGATGCGAGTAAAAGAGATAAAAGGCTAAATGCGTATTTTGGCGGGCTTGGAGGCACAAAAAGGGTTGTGCTTTTTGATACTTTGATAGCAAAACTTAGCCAAAGCGAGATTATAGCTGTCCTTGGTCATGAGCTTGGGCATTTTAAACACAAAGATTTGATAAAAAATATCGCTTTTATGTTTGTGATTTTGTTTGTGCTTTTTGGCGTGTTTGGAAATATTCCAAATAGCGTGTATGAGGCTCTTGGGCTAGATAGCAGCGGTGGAAGTTTCTTTTTGGTTTTGTTTTTGTATTCGCCTATAATTTCGGCTATTTTTGAGCCTTTGATGTCGGCATTTTCAAGGTCACATGAGTTTGGTGCTGATGAGTTTGGTGCTAGCAGTGGTGGAGCTAAAAATATGATATCTGCTCTTAAAAAGCTTGGCGAAGAGAATAAGGCCTTTCCTATTTCTCATCCTGTCTATAGTTTTGTCTATCATTCGCACCCAAGCCTTTATGAAAGGGCGAAAAAACTTGAAAATCTCTGA
- a CDS encoding sodium-dependent transporter: MDARQTWSSQLTYILAVAGATVGFGATWRFPYLVGQNGGGAYVLTFCIAMIVIGIPMILVENAIGRRLHINSVDAFGGMANGKKINKAWKIVGWMGLCGAFGIMAYYMVIGGWVLNYIYNIIFGNLNLTSVVSADLTASFYDKSIINAPFAISIATLVFVIINFVILVRGAVAGIEKAAKYLMPILFLLMIGMVIRNLTLDGALEGIKFYLTPDFSKISAKLFIDVLGQVFFALSLGFGVMITLSSFVRKDENLVKTSVITGVLNTLIAVVAGFMIFPSLFTFGVAPDSGPSLVFKSLPIVFSHMFAGEFLAVAFFSLLMIAALTTSLPIYEVLITVLEEKFKIKRLKAIFITLGGIFILGNIPSLMATNLLSDVTVFGKNIFDAYDAISATIFFVLTSLLCAIFVGWVLGDEAKKEILFGSNGAHKIINIWFFYIKYIIPFLILVVFVSSFYDNFIK; this comes from the coding sequence TTGGACGCAAGACAGACTTGGAGTTCGCAACTCACATATATTTTGGCAGTGGCTGGTGCTACTGTGGGCTTTGGTGCTACTTGGAGATTTCCGTATTTGGTCGGTCAAAACGGTGGTGGGGCTTATGTGCTTACATTTTGTATCGCGATGATTGTGATAGGAATCCCTATGATTTTGGTCGAAAATGCCATCGGTAGGAGGCTGCATATAAACTCAGTTGATGCTTTTGGCGGCATGGCAAATGGTAAAAAGATAAACAAAGCTTGGAAAATAGTCGGCTGGATGGGGCTTTGTGGAGCTTTTGGTATTATGGCGTATTATATGGTTATTGGCGGTTGGGTGCTAAATTATATCTACAATATAATCTTTGGAAATTTAAATTTAACAAGTGTGGTTAGTGCTGATTTGACAGCAAGCTTTTATGATAAAAGCATTATAAATGCACCATTTGCTATAAGCATTGCGACTCTTGTTTTTGTGATTATAAACTTTGTTATTTTGGTGCGTGGAGCTGTGGCTGGGATAGAAAAAGCAGCTAAATATCTGATGCCGATTTTGTTTTTGCTAATGATAGGAATGGTTATCAGAAATCTTACATTAGACGGAGCTTTAGAAGGGATTAAATTTTATCTAACTCCTGATTTTAGCAAGATAAGCGCGAAGTTATTCATAGATGTTTTGGGTCAGGTGTTTTTCGCTCTTTCACTTGGATTTGGCGTGATGATAACGCTTTCAAGCTTTGTAAGAAAAGATGAAAATTTAGTAAAAACATCAGTGATAACTGGAGTTTTAAATACTCTTATCGCAGTCGTTGCTGGATTTATGATATTCCCGTCACTTTTCACATTTGGCGTGGCACCTGATAGTGGTCCAAGTCTTGTTTTTAAAAGTCTTCCTATCGTATTTTCTCATATGTTTGCTGGGGAGTTTTTGGCTGTTGCGTTTTTTAGCTTGCTTATGATAGCAGCACTTACTACTTCGCTTCCTATTTATGAGGTTTTGATAACTGTTTTGGAAGAAAAGTTTAAAATCAAAAGACTAAAAGCGATATTTATAACTCTTGGCGGAATATTTATTTTGGGTAATATTCCATCACTCATGGCTACAAATTTACTAAGCGATGTAACTGTCTTTGGCAAAAATATTTTTGATGCGTATGATGCGATAAGTGCGACGATATTTTTCGTGCTTACATCTTTGCTTTGTGCGATTTTTGTGGGCTGGGTGCTTGGCGATGAGGCCAAAAAAGAGATACTCTTTGGTAGTAACGGCGCTCACAAAATCATAAATATATGGTTTTTTTACATAAAATACATCATTCCATTTTTGATTTTGGTAGTCTTTGTAAGCAGTTTTTACGATAATTTTATAAAATAA
- a CDS encoding MFS transporter, whose translation MARGFSRSDIKILGLSSLGGMLEFYDFIIFVFFASYISHLFFPATLDPFWSLLNTYGTFAAGYLARPLGGIIMAHFGDKNGRKNMFMLSILLMVIPTFALGLMPTFETIGYAAPVFLVLVRLLQGIAIGGELPGAWVFISEHAPKNRLYYSVGVLTSAVVAGILLGSIVTMIVKNVYSDADIQGGMWRLPFIIGGIFGVISIYLRRYLSETPVFKQMQEMNDIEKMPIKTVIKYHKLDNLMSMLVSWVLTGCIVVMILLMPNFMPGAFEKSGIEVGRITTIYMQMVCIVLMCAGCFIYGKFSDKFGVSKATIGFSGIFIVAVFAYFYALYNGAGFNTVLTLYLIAGFFGCIGPCGAPFFMIALYPNKIRFSGISFSYNIAYAIAGGVTPPFAVAMVHKFDPMYLAYYMVLLGFVSIFCAIWFMKYRKDVNRG comes from the coding sequence ATGGCTAGGGGTTTTAGCAGATCCGATATCAAAATTTTAGGGCTGTCATCGCTTGGTGGTATGCTTGAGTTTTATGATTTTATTATTTTTGTATTTTTTGCTTCTTATATTTCACATCTATTTTTTCCTGCTACTTTGGATCCATTTTGGTCGCTTTTAAACACTTATGGCACATTCGCTGCTGGATACCTTGCTAGGCCTCTTGGTGGCATTATCATGGCGCATTTTGGGGACAAAAATGGCCGCAAAAATATGTTTATGCTGTCTATCTTGCTTATGGTTATACCGACATTTGCGCTAGGTCTTATGCCTACATTTGAGACTATTGGTTACGCAGCGCCTGTGTTTTTGGTGCTTGTAAGACTGCTTCAAGGTATTGCAATAGGTGGTGAGCTGCCTGGTGCTTGGGTATTTATCAGTGAGCACGCTCCAAAAAATAGGCTTTATTATAGCGTAGGTGTGCTGACTTCAGCAGTCGTAGCTGGAATTTTGCTAGGTAGTATAGTCACAATGATAGTAAAAAATGTTTATAGCGACGCTGATATACAAGGCGGAATGTGGCGTTTGCCATTTATCATTGGTGGTATTTTTGGTGTGATTTCGATATATCTTAGACGTTATCTTAGTGAAACGCCAGTATTTAAACAGATGCAAGAGATGAATGATATAGAAAAAATGCCTATAAAAACAGTTATCAAATACCACAAACTAGACAATCTAATGTCTATGCTAGTAAGCTGGGTTTTGACTGGCTGTATAGTCGTAATGATACTTTTGATGCCAAATTTCATGCCAGGAGCGTTTGAAAAAAGCGGAATCGAAGTCGGTAGAATTACAACGATATATATGCAAATGGTTTGTATCGTCTTAATGTGCGCTGGCTGCTTTATATATGGCAAATTTAGTGATAAATTTGGTGTCTCAAAAGCAACCATAGGCTTTAGTGGGATTTTTATCGTAGCAGTTTTTGCTTATTTTTATGCTTTGTATAATGGAGCTGGATTTAATACCGTGCTTACACTTTATTTGATTGCTGGATTTTTTGGCTGTATTGGACCATGTGGAGCGCCGTTTTTTATGATAGCTTTATACCCAAATAAAATCAGATTTAGCGGGATTTCATTTTCATATAATATCGCTTATGCCATAGCTGGCGGTGTGACGCCGCCGTTTGCAGTGGCTATGGTGCATAAATTTGATCCGATGTATCTGGCTTATTATATGGTGCTTTTGGGCTTTGTTTCTATATTTTGTGCTATTTGGTTTATGAAATATAGAAAAGATGTGAATAGGGGCTAA
- the prmC gene encoding peptide chain release factor N(5)-glutamine methyltransferase has translation MKISEALKSTKIELDSSNLAWRFLSFYLKQPKEWVFLNSNLELENENEFFCLINRYKNGEPFEYITGVCEFLGREFSVGKGVLIPRFETEILVEKALNVAKNYATPKICEIGIGSGIISISLALELEKAKFSATDISLEAIKFARKNIDKFGVEIEINHTSLLDGVNDKFDIIVSNPPYIADDYELDIWVKNEPKTALFGGAKGDELLKQIINLAKTRTKYLICEIGYDQKASLSKELEDCGFEYEFYKDLAGFDRGFVAKIKE, from the coding sequence TTGAAAATCTCTGAAGCTTTAAAGAGCACAAAAATAGAGCTTGATAGCTCAAATTTAGCGTGGAGATTTTTGAGCTTTTACCTAAAGCAGCCAAAAGAGTGGGTATTTTTAAACTCAAATTTAGAGCTTGAAAATGAAAACGAGTTTTTCTGCCTTATAAATAGATATAAAAACGGCGAGCCATTTGAGTATATAACTGGTGTTTGTGAGTTTTTGGGGCGTGAGTTTAGTGTGGGCAAGGGCGTATTGATACCACGTTTTGAAACTGAAATTTTAGTCGAAAAAGCCCTAAATGTAGCTAAGAATTACGCTACCCCAAAAATATGTGAAATCGGAATAGGTAGTGGAATAATCAGCATTAGCCTTGCTTTAGAGCTTGAAAAAGCTAAATTTAGTGCCACTGATATAAGCCTTGAAGCTATCAAATTTGCTCGCAAAAATATAGATAAATTTGGGGTAGAAATAGAGATAAATCACACTTCACTTTTGGATGGCGTGAATGACAAATTTGACATAATCGTCTCAAATCCACCATATATAGCTGATGATTATGAGCTTGATATTTGGGTAAAAAATGAGCCAAAAACGGCTTTGTTTGGTGGAGCAAAGGGCGATGAGCTTCTAAAACAAATCATAAATTTAGCCAAAACTCGCACCAAATATCTGATCTGCGAGATCGGCTATGATCAAAAAGCAAGTCTTAGCAAAGAGCTTGAAGATTGCGGATTTGAGTATGAGTTTTACAAAGATTTGGCTGGGTTTGATCGTGGATTTGTAGCAAAAATAAAGGAATAA
- a CDS encoding GGDEF domain-containing protein: MQNTHGIFTWNSKFETGIELVDKQHRHLVDLINALGYKISQDKVLSIDEITQLCNELFDYAKYHFGTEEKLMAEYKLSHEFIKDHVSNHQAFFVEVDTLYSELNKGTMENVKIKNLLDFLVNWLAFHILGQDKKMAKQIELIQNGASKEEAYNIVNSQSSSEEVGPLVNALNKMLEMLSKRNKELLLLKNELEIKVEERTKELLVANEHLKRLSITDQLTELPNRRYAMQTLDMLWKESLEYNFPLSVLMMDLDHFKAINDTYGHDAGDIVLKTVAIALKDSVRTDDVICRLGGDEFLLICPNTKLEGAIQVGNTILKNVKMLNIKLKETTCKAHISIGIASKTDSMTSYNELIKQADTQVYNAKHNGKCCVSYEM, from the coding sequence ATGCAAAACACTCACGGTATATTTACTTGGAATAGCAAATTTGAAACTGGCATAGAGCTTGTAGACAAGCAACACCGCCATTTGGTGGATCTCATAAACGCTCTGGGATACAAAATATCACAAGATAAAGTGCTGAGCATAGATGAAATAACACAACTATGTAATGAGCTATTTGACTATGCGAAATATCACTTTGGCACAGAAGAAAAGCTAATGGCTGAATATAAGCTATCTCATGAGTTTATCAAAGATCATGTCTCAAACCACCAAGCATTTTTCGTGGAAGTAGATACGCTGTATTCTGAGCTAAACAAAGGCACTATGGAAAATGTCAAAATAAAGAATTTGCTTGATTTCTTGGTGAATTGGCTTGCTTTTCATATACTTGGTCAAGATAAAAAGATGGCTAAACAAATAGAACTAATCCAAAATGGAGCCAGCAAAGAAGAAGCCTATAATATAGTAAACTCACAAAGCAGCTCCGAAGAGGTCGGCCCACTCGTAAATGCACTAAATAAAATGCTTGAAATGTTATCTAAAAGAAATAAAGAGCTGCTACTACTCAAAAACGAACTTGAAATAAAAGTAGAAGAAAGAACAAAAGAGCTTCTAGTGGCAAACGAACACCTAAAAAGGCTATCAATAACCGATCAGCTAACAGAACTGCCAAATAGAAGATATGCCATGCAGACTTTGGATATGCTATGGAAAGAGAGCTTGGAATATAACTTTCCGTTATCTGTTTTGATGATGGATCTAGACCACTTCAAAGCGATAAACGATACATACGGACATGACGCTGGCGATATCGTACTAAAAACAGTAGCTATAGCGCTGAAAGATTCTGTAAGAACTGATGATGTGATATGTAGGCTTGGCGGGGACGAGTTTTTGCTGATATGCCCAAATACCAAGCTTGAAGGTGCGATACAAGTAGGAAATACAATACTAAAAAACGTAAAAATGCTCAATATAAAGCTAAAAGAAACCACATGCAAAGCACATATAAGCATAGGAATCGCATCAAAAACAGACTCAATGACTTCATATAATGAGCTTATCAAACAAGCAGATACACAAGTCTACAATGCCAAACATAATGGAAAATGCTGTGTAAGTTACGAAATGTAA